In the Kiloniellales bacterium genome, one interval contains:
- a CDS encoding YbaN family protein, translated as MQSQNRLLGRLRRHGYLIAGYILFGLGAIGAVLPVMPTAVFWIAAAACFARSSERMYQRIVNAPHFGPVIEDYLSQGAISTKSKAAAVSGMGIGLAIAAFTLGVGLPFAVTFAMLGLASAYVLTRPNPVRVPAQSR; from the coding sequence ATGCAGAGCCAGAACAGATTATTGGGCCGACTGCGCCGCCACGGCTACCTCATCGCCGGTTACATCCTGTTCGGGCTCGGCGCGATCGGCGCGGTCCTGCCGGTCATGCCGACGGCGGTCTTCTGGATCGCCGCCGCCGCCTGCTTCGCGCGCTCGTCGGAGAGGATGTACCAGCGGATCGTCAATGCGCCGCACTTCGGCCCGGTAATCGAAGACTACCTGAGCCAGGGCGCGATCAGCACCAAGAGCAAGGCCGCGGCTGTTTCGGGCATGGGCATCGGCCTCGCGATCGCCGCCTTCACCCTGGGTGTTGGCCTGCCCTTCGCGGTGACCTTCGCCATGCTCGGCCTGGCCAGCGCCTACGTCCTGACCCGCCCCAACCCGGTCCGCGTTCCCGCGCAAAGCCGCTGA
- a CDS encoding putative manganese transporter, whose protein sequence is MSTLAAALRARELGQGPLHLGALYRWTALLLLAALIAATAGQVPAALEAAADAYLEIAVFVAFTLLLVYGAEAGFKTELGTLLRRHAAWQVPIGALLGAFPGCGGAIVAVTQFTRGHMSFGGLVATLSTTMGDAMFLLIAAEPMTALLVSGISLAVGVASGYLIDGLHGRDFLRPAQAARQDRACIAGKPWIGGRQGPLEWAWIALMAVAMVVGIPAAMAEADLLGWLGLPEGAALTLALAGAGLGLLLWARDGDPDEQDNGSAAGCRPIARSVIQTTNFVLAWVVFAMVGYELLVAALGIDIEALLIATGPLVVALAILVGFIPGCGPQLVVTSLYLAGALPLSAQLGNAIANDGDALFPAIAIAPRAAVAATLYSALPALVVGYGAHMLGY, encoded by the coding sequence ATGTCCACGCTCGCCGCCGCGCTGAGAGCCCGCGAACTTGGCCAGGGGCCTCTTCACCTCGGGGCGCTCTATCGCTGGACCGCGCTTCTCCTGCTCGCGGCCCTGATCGCGGCCACCGCGGGCCAAGTCCCGGCCGCGCTTGAAGCGGCCGCCGACGCCTATCTGGAGATCGCGGTCTTCGTCGCCTTCACGCTGCTTCTGGTCTACGGCGCGGAGGCCGGGTTCAAGACCGAGCTGGGCACGCTGCTGCGCCGCCATGCCGCCTGGCAGGTGCCGATCGGCGCCCTCCTGGGCGCCTTCCCCGGCTGCGGCGGCGCCATCGTCGCGGTGACCCAGTTCACCCGCGGTCACATGAGCTTCGGCGGTCTCGTGGCCACCCTGTCGACCACCATGGGCGATGCCATGTTCCTGCTGATCGCGGCCGAGCCCATGACGGCGCTGCTGGTCAGCGGCATCTCGCTCGCTGTCGGCGTGGCCAGCGGCTACCTCATCGACGGGCTGCACGGCAGGGACTTCCTGCGTCCGGCGCAGGCCGCCCGGCAGGACCGGGCCTGCATCGCGGGCAAGCCCTGGATCGGCGGCCGCCAGGGCCCGCTGGAGTGGGCCTGGATCGCCCTGATGGCGGTCGCCATGGTGGTCGGCATCCCGGCCGCCATGGCCGAGGCCGACCTTCTGGGCTGGCTCGGCCTTCCGGAGGGCGCCGCCCTGACGCTGGCGCTGGCCGGCGCCGGCCTCGGGCTGCTGCTCTGGGCCCGGGACGGCGATCCCGACGAACAAGACAATGGCAGCGCGGCGGGCTGCCGACCGATCGCCCGGTCGGTGATCCAAACGACCAACTTCGTGCTCGCCTGGGTGGTCTTCGCCATGGTCGGCTACGAGCTTCTGGTCGCGGCGCTCGGCATCGACATCGAAGCCCTGCTGATCGCGACCGGCCCGCTGGTCGTGGCCCTGGCGATCCTTGTCGGCTTTATCCCCGGCTGCGGCCCCCAGCTCGTCGTGACCTCGCTCTATCTGGCGGGCGCGCTGCCGCTGTCGGCGCAGCTCGGAAACGCCATCGCCAACGACGGGGACGCCCTGTTCCCGGCGATCGCCATCGCGCCCCGGGCGGCGGTCGCGGCGACGCTCTACAGCGCCTTGCCGGCACTCGTCGTCGGTTACGGAGCGCACATGCTCGGCTACTGA